The following proteins come from a genomic window of Bos mutus isolate GX-2022 chromosome 23, NWIPB_WYAK_1.1, whole genome shotgun sequence:
- the PSMB9 gene encoding proteasome subunit beta type-9 isoform X1, whose product MLRTGAPNGDLPRAGEVHTGTTIMAVEFDGGVVVGSDSRVSAGEAVVNRVFDKLSPLHQHIYCALSGSAADAQAIADMAAYQLELHGMELEEPPLVLAAANVVRNITYKYREDLSAHLMVAGWDQREGGQVYGTMSGMLIRQPFAIGGSGSTYIYGYVDAAYKPGMSPEECRRFTTNAIALAMKRDGSSGGVVYLATITGAGVDHRVILGDELPRFYDE is encoded by the exons ATGCTGCGGACCGGAGCCCCCAACGGGGACTTGCCCCGGGCAGGAGAAGTCCACACCGGG ACAACCATCATGGCAGTAGAGTTTGATGGGGGCGTTGTGGTGGGATCGGATTCCCGGGTGTCTGCAGG GGAGGCGGTGGTGAACCGAGTGTTTGACAAGCTCTCCCCGCTGCACCAGCACATCTACTGCGCTCTCTCCGGCTCAGCTGCTGACGCTCAGGCCATAGCGGACATGGCCGCCTACCAGCTGGAGCTCCATGG gatggaactggaggaaccCCCGCTCGTTCTGGCTGCTGCCAACGTGGTGAGAAACATCACCTATAAATATCGAGAGGACTTGTCCGCACATCTCATGGTAGCTGGCTGGGACCAACGCGAAGGGGGCCAG GTGTACGGGACCATGAGCGGGATGCTGATTCGACAGCCCTTCGCCATCGGTGGCTCTGGCAGCACCTACATCTATGGTTACGTGGATGCAGCGTATAAACCAGGCATGTCCCCGGAGGAGTGCAGACGCTTCACCACAAATG CAATTGCCCTGGCCATGAAGCGGGATGGCTCCAGCGGGGGCGTCGTCTACCTGGCCACCATCACGGGCGCTGGGGTGGACCATCGCGTCATCCTGGGCGATGAGCTGCCAAGATTCTATGACGAGTGA
- the PSMB9 gene encoding proteasome subunit beta type-9 isoform X2, which produces MAVEFDGGVVVGSDSRVSAGEAVVNRVFDKLSPLHQHIYCALSGSAADAQAIADMAAYQLELHGMELEEPPLVLAAANVVRNITYKYREDLSAHLMVAGWDQREGGQVYGTMSGMLIRQPFAIGGSGSTYIYGYVDAAYKPGMSPEECRRFTTNAIALAMKRDGSSGGVVYLATITGAGVDHRVILGDELPRFYDE; this is translated from the exons ATGGCAGTAGAGTTTGATGGGGGCGTTGTGGTGGGATCGGATTCCCGGGTGTCTGCAGG GGAGGCGGTGGTGAACCGAGTGTTTGACAAGCTCTCCCCGCTGCACCAGCACATCTACTGCGCTCTCTCCGGCTCAGCTGCTGACGCTCAGGCCATAGCGGACATGGCCGCCTACCAGCTGGAGCTCCATGG gatggaactggaggaaccCCCGCTCGTTCTGGCTGCTGCCAACGTGGTGAGAAACATCACCTATAAATATCGAGAGGACTTGTCCGCACATCTCATGGTAGCTGGCTGGGACCAACGCGAAGGGGGCCAG GTGTACGGGACCATGAGCGGGATGCTGATTCGACAGCCCTTCGCCATCGGTGGCTCTGGCAGCACCTACATCTATGGTTACGTGGATGCAGCGTATAAACCAGGCATGTCCCCGGAGGAGTGCAGACGCTTCACCACAAATG CAATTGCCCTGGCCATGAAGCGGGATGGCTCCAGCGGGGGCGTCGTCTACCTGGCCACCATCACGGGCGCTGGGGTGGACCATCGCGTCATCCTGGGCGATGAGCTGCCAAGATTCTATGACGAGTGA
- the TAP1 gene encoding antigen peptide transporter 1, with the protein MACSGSPVPRGRPRLPRAAVGWLGTALLLLADWMLLRPALPRVASRLVPPELPLLRVWVAGLSRCALLWLGARGVVGAALGFRRESTRVLGWLAVLEPLAAALGLALPGLAFFRELVSWRAPEDADSAGHLHWEGRLDAFAFSYWAALPAATLWYKIRSLWVQGARGAFGLAMSRLLVFLGPEKSHVQFILALVFLSCFGEMAIPFFTGRLTDWIVQDETAAAFTQNVTLMSVLTIASAVLEFAADGIYNSTMGRMHSHLQGEVFQAVLRQETEFFQKNQTGEITSRVTDDTSTMSESLSSDLSLLLWYLIRGLCLLGLMLWASPSLTMITLVALPLLFLLPEKMGKWYKALAEQVQESLAKSSQVAIEVLSAMPTVRSFANEEGEAQKFRQKLHEMMVLNRKEALAYAVNLWTSSLSGMLLKVGILYFGGQLVTSGSVSSGRLVTFILYQIQFTIAVEVLLSSYPRVQKAVGFSEKIFEYLDRVPNCPKSGSLASLTLRGSVQFQDVSFAYPNRPDVPVLQGLTFTLRPGEVTALVGPNGSGKSTVAALLQNLYQPTEGQVLLDGEPLPKYEHRYLHRQVAAVGQEPLLFGRSFKENIAYGLVQEPTMEEITAAAVESGAHGFISELSEGYDTEVGEAGSQLSGGQRQAVALARALIRKPRVLILDDATSALDANSQSLVERLLYESPERGSRSVLFITQRLSSVEQADHILFLEGGTIIEAGTHQQLMTNEGRYWAMVQAPGRPGAPE; encoded by the exons ATGGCCTGCTCGGGGTCCCCAGTTCCCCGCGGGCGCCCGCGCCTCCCCCGCGCCGCCGTCGGGTGGCTGGGGACGGCGCTGCTTCTCCTCGCCGACTGGATGCTGCTCCGGCCGGCGCTGCCCCGAGTGGCCTCGCGGCTGGTGCCCCCTGAGCTGCCGCTGCTCCGGGTCTGGGTGGCCGGCCTGAGCCGCTGCGCGCTGCTGTGGCTGGGGGCCCGCGGCGTCGTCGGGGCCGCGCTGGGCTTCCGGAGGGAAAGCACGCGAGTCCTCGGGTGGCTGGCTGTTTTGGAGCCGCTGGCGGCGGCGCTGGGCTTGGCCCTGCCGGGACTTGCCTTCTTCCGAGAGCTGGTCTCCTGGCGAGCCCCCGAGGACGCGGACAGCGCCGGGCACCTGCACTGGGAAGGTCGCCTGGACGCTTTCGCTTTCAGCTACTGGGCGGCACTGCCCGCGGCCACCCTGTGGTATAAGATCAGGAGCCTCTGGGTGCAAGGAGCTCGCGGGGCTTTTGGCCTGGCGATGAGTCGGCTTCTAGTCTTCCTGGGTCCGGAGAAAAGCCACGTGCAGTTCATTCTGGCCCTGGTGTTCCTCTCCTGTTTCG GGGAGATGGCCATTCCGTTCTTCACTGGCCGGCTCACCGACTGGATTGTACAGGATGAGACCGCCGCTGCCTTCACTCAGAACGTGACTCTCATGTCGGTCCTCACCATAGCCAG CGCAGTGCTGGAGTTCGCAGCGGATGGAATCTACAACAGCACCATGGGCCGCATGCATAGCCACTTGCAGGGAGAGGTGTTTCAGGCTGTCCTGCGCCAGGAGACAGAGTTCTTTCAAAAGAACCAAACAG GTGAAATCACATCTCGGGTGACAGATGACACGTCCACCATGAGTGAGTCTCTGAGTTCGGATCTCAGCCTGTTGCTGTGGTACCTCATCCGGGGACTGTGTCTCCTGGGGCTCATGCTCTGGGCGTCCCCGTCCCTCACTATGATCACCCTGGTTGCCCTGCCCCTGCTTTTTCTTCTGCCTGAGAAGATGGGGAAATGGTACAAG GCGTTGGCAGAACAGGTACAAGAATCTCTGGCAAAGTCCAGCCAGGTGGCCATCGAGGTGCTGTCAGCCATGCCTACAGTTCGGAGCTTTGCCAATGAAGAGGGTGAGGCCCAGAAGTTCAGGCAAAAGCTGCATGAGATGATGGTGCTCAACCGGAAGGAGGCCCTGGCCTACGCGGTCAACCTCTGGACCTCCAGT CTCTCAGGGATGCTGCTGAAGGTGGGAATCCTGTATTTTGGCGGGCAGCTGGTGACAAGTGGGTCTGTCAGCAGTGGGCGCCTGGTCACCTTTATTCTGTACCAGATCCAGTTCACCATAGCTGTTGAG GTGCTGCTGTCCAGCTACCCCAGGGTACAGAAGGCTGTGGgcttttcagagaaaatatttgaatacctGGACCGGGTCCCTAACTGCCCAAAGAGTGGATCATTGGCTTCCTTAACTTTGCGCGGCAGCGTCCAGTTCCAGGATGTCTCCTTTGCCTACCCAAACCGTCCGGATGTCCCCGTGCTGCAG GGGCTGACCTTCACCCTTCGTCCTGGTGAGGTGACGGCGCTGGTGGGGCCCAACGGGTCTGGGAAGAGCACGGTGGCCGCGCTGCTGCAGAACCTGTACCAGCCCACCGAGGGCCAGGTGCTGCTGGACGGGGAGCCCCTCCCCAAATACGAGCACCGCTACCTGCACAGACAG GTGGCTGCTGTGGGACAAGAGCCTCTGCTGTTTGGAAGaagctttaaagaaaatattgccTATGGCCTGGTCCAGGAGCCGACCATGGAGGAAATCACAGCTGCTGCGGTGGAGTCCGGAGCCCACGGTTTTATCTCTGAGCTCTCTGAAGGCTACGACACAG AGGTGGGTGAGGCTGGGAGCCAGCTGTCAGGGGGTCAGCGACAGGCAGTGGCCTTGGCTCGAGCTCTGATCCGGAAACCACGCGTACTCATTCTGGATGATGCTACCAGCGCCCTGGATGCAAACAGCCAATCCCTG GTGGAGCGGCTGCTCTATGAAAGCCCTGAGCGGGGCTCTCGATCAGTGCTTTTCATCACCCAGCGCCTCAGTTCGGTGGAGCAGGCTGACCACATCCTCTTTCTGGAAGGAGGCACGATCATTGAGGCAGGAACCCACCAGCAGCTCATGACGAATGAAGGACGCTATTGGGCCATGGTGCAGGCTCCTGGCCGGCCAGGGGCTCCAGAATGA